ctgtttgactgagggtgataggcagaactgtgtattaactgtaccccgcacttttgcaagaatgtggaagtcagtgcgctcgtgaatactaacccttgatctgcctgaatttcggctggaaacccaactcgtggaaacactgtcaaaagcgcgtctactacttcggtggagctgagctctttcaaagagattgcttctggaaacttggtagccggacacagcatggtaaacaagtacctgtagcccgattttggttttggaagaggccctaccgtgtctattacaagtcgtctgaaaggctctgtcattaagggcactaccttcagtggagctttccatgtctctcctggtttaccagaacgctggcaggcgtcgcatgatcttacaaagttttctacgtctttgaaacagccaggccagtagtattcaataagcaatctttcctttgatttgtttatgcctaggtggccggaccacccatttccatgacagagactcaaaaggtcctccctatacttagtaggtacgactaactgatctaaaatcctaccctttcgatctctgtaatgccgatacaacaattctcctctctcatgtatcgtcacgttgcacCTAGCAATACCtgctttagctgtgtcatgtaatttagctaagctctcatcattcatttgctcagctgccagtgactctctatccacacgtaagagctgatcaaagttctttgaggtcGGTGATAATAaagaccctgtctcgcttgtgagtgcgtcagcttgctcttcctgcaggctagaactttgacactctagtgctacgctgtcattgagctggtcagctggcagcctctcctcaactgttcttttgtcagCTGGCAgcctctcctcaactgttcttttgtccctcgggcctagctcggattcgggtattgaagttatctccttttctgcttaaaagttccatattctcgtctttttcctccacgtaggagaaaactacgctaggcttcccgcagtttacagctatatgtcccagtttgtggcatttgtaacagcgaattggcctaaggattcgaattttcttttctgttctttttgtgcggtttctccgttaaatttctcctcgctcttttctgcgggcttttccgccatgtctacaggctccgatcgtctaatctgcgcaccctttttgaacggaaacggtttccgcggtccatttcgaccgtcccagtttccttCCTCGGCGTTcgactttctacgggttgcgtactcttcgggtaattcagccgccctttccacagtgtttacattccctctgtcttccacccacagtttcacagcttgggggatggtttcgtaaaactgctctagacacatgcattcaatgatcatgtctctgctgtcgtacgcttccgcgctttttagccactcgactaggttggcctttaagctatatgcaaactccggatatccctcgctatctttcttgcctgtgctcctaaacctttgccgaaaagttTCGGCTGAAAGctggtatttcttcaggagactagccttaacttttgcataatcatatgtatcctgcgcactcaatctggcgattacctccgccgcctcacacggcaacatagacagcaaccgctgtggccatgtactcgggccgaagttcatattctcgcaagtcctttcaaaattgcttaggaacaagcctatgtcggtcccgacctcaaatggctttaatagcctgtccatgcggtacgattctgcctcacttggtcgtcccagagcgccttcactccCTTGAGACagctccaaacgtttgctttcaagttcaagttgcacttttcttaactcgcgttactctctctcttgttcttttctctctcgttcttctctccttttcagaagttcaaaccccatttcgaTTTATTCCTCACTTGCTTTTTcgaaattagctgcaataattccgattttaccatttccttgcgtacatttaggcccagttcttcaccaacaatcaacaactcgtctctcagcagtgtccttaactccatgattgctgctttactgccttgattatgctctctaaatctagctaggaaaacacaacctagctaacactcagcAATCAAGCTTCCCCaaagttctaaacagaacaacgacaaaatgaagcctagagagtcaaagcaagaaccaagcactcaccgcagatacagcaccatgtcgcaaagtccatctgacctctgtcagccagttgtcaggattgggggctcaatcccatcgctcgtgatccgttgtcaagattggagtccggcatgaattcgaaggtagctggcccatgccgtcgtccaacttatccacgctgaggacgttgatgaagcgaagaactgcttctcatcgagaacgaggaatatgggtttatttacagtatttatatcagtctaacatgactgcttgagaaaagtgcatcagtctaacatgactgcttaagaaaaagagtgccagtctaacatgactgcttaagaaaagagtgtcagtccaacatgactgcttaagaaaagtgtcaTTCCAACATGACTGCCCAACAGAAGGTgtctcgagcattcgcaccacagcagtttttagaCACTCgttcctcccgcgatacaaggtgacgcgaacgttcgtttgctcattgtaaactcgccgccaccccgcaggacagtttacacacacaaaggcacccacgggcgaatgtccggaaccgacgccagaggggagccgttccgggtagcccggagccattctgggtagctcgttgtcctgcgtcccggtcggcgcgtggaaagcaacaaaaaacggctttcccgcggcagctcgcgcacgcgtagcagatcaggtccgcgctggggagtttgggcacaatagttcgcccgccgaactcattccgtcacaacggcgatgaggctagaggatggcggcggtttcaacacaaagcccgcttcatcgaacgcatcctagctgaagcgacggagagtgggggatgcgcgtcttgttccccgacacaaagtcgttttagtcacgctgtggctagaagttcgcggcgatgctcccgagatgttgttttccccagtcgtaactgggtggcaatgttgcattgcagctcgccattcttaacatcGCGCAGCTCTGTGGGCCAACTCGTTGAGGTTGGACGGGGCGCCCttgatctgtcccatgtgagcggggaacaaGACGATTGTGCGTTGCTTAATTTCCTTGTCCCGTACGATCCGCAAGACCGGTTTCGACACGGTGCCGATCTCGAGTCGTTGTATATCGTCGTTCTCCCCTCGTCTAGGAGGGCCCGCGCTATTGCGGCCTGTTTTGCAACCTCGGCCGCCGTCATCCAGACCGTCGAGGAATTTAATATTTTCCCTTCTTGGTCGACGCTGACTGTAGCGAACGCCTTTCCGTCAgggtacctggctgcatcgacgaaCGGCAACTCCGGGCACGTGCGCCGGCCTCTTCCAGGAGGGGTTTAGCCCTAACCCTTCGCCTGCCGACGTTGTGCTCGGGGTGGACATTCCGAGGAATAGGGGCAATGGTAATGCGTTCTCTCTGTTCTCGTGGTATGCTGCAGAAACTGGTCTCGATTTCCGTTGAGGGAACTCCAAGCTCTCTCAGTATGTTTCTCCCGGCACTGGTCGTAGACAGCCTGGTAAACTTCGCCCTCTCCTGTGACTCCGTTATCTCTTCTAGCGTGTTGTGCATGCCGAGGTGGATCAGTCGCTCCGAGCTCGTGTACATGGcaagcccgagggctctcttgactGCGTTTCTTATCAACGCGTTCGGCTTGTCCCTTTCTGACCTCTGCCAGTTGGGCATGGCCGCGACGTAGGCAAAGTGACACATCACGAAAGCATCAACCAACCAGACGAGGTAACCCTTCTTATGaacctgatggcattgtccgCTTTCTTGGTGAGCTTTAGTACCGTCTGGCTATTGGAGCCGTTCGATTCGATCTTCATACCCAGAACCCGGAGAGAGTCGACCCTGGGAATGAGACAGCCCTCACTTGGGTCAGTGGAAAATTGCCACTGGGTATGTTCCCCTCTTCATTATAGTAATAATAATCACAATATGTCATCGCCAATTACACATCCATGATAATCTGTATTGCTAATAAAGTATATAAAGTGCACATAGAGCAACGCGCACCGCATTCCGTGTGCAATAAATTCATTTTCGCCTCAAAAGAATGCTTTTCGCATACGTAGATAGTCATCGTAGATAATTTCTGcccgaaagaagaagaagaaacttatTCAAAGGTCCGGCGAGTTATTCCGGGATTGGGCGAACATCACCGCCTACGAGTCGGCCACGAGCCCTTGAGCTCTGGCCGAATGTATTTTATATTTACGGAGATGAAAACTATCCGAACGGCGCGCACAACCACAAGAAAGGTCAGtatttttctttgtcttcatatTTAAGGGAAAAACCCTATCGATATCATTTGAAGCACCTGCTGTGCCAAAAATATCGTGCAGCTCAACAAAGATGACGTCGAAATTGTAACCACACTGTCCAGCTCGGCGCTGAAAGCATTGATCGGCTTTAATGATCCCAAATTTCTGGTAAGTGGAAAGCTCTGAGGTATGTCCTTACCTCGCACGTGTCTACGATTTTCTCGGTATTTGCGGCTACGTCTATAATTGCACAGGACAGCTTCTGCAGGCCTGCTAGTAAATTATACCGCTTTTTCTCAAGAATCAATATCAAATGCAGGTGAAGGCTTTGATTTTGCGTATAGCGCACGTCTAAACGCCTCGTACAATTGACACAACGTATGGTTTCTTATTTCTCGGGTGTTCAGACCGTGCAGCGCAGACGTCTCGGGGATGCCGTGACGGGTTCCCAGCGAGACGCAGTTGGGCCCTGTCTCGCGAGACAGGCTCGTCAGTCGAGAACGCGGTGCTGCCCGTCCTCTCGCACCAGAGGCAGTGTCAGACATGAACCAGGAGAAGAAGGGTGCCACGTCGCCCAGCGGTATGTCGAAAAAgcctgcggcgagcgtcgagtCGACCGACAGCGTCGTGGCGTCCGTCCACGACAAGGACGCGGTCCCGCTACTCGTTGTCGAAAAGGACAGTGCGGCGCGAAAGACTGACGACGAGACTCCCGGCGCACTGCAGCCCCTCCAGCAGATGGTCGACGCCAACGAGAACGCGACAGGATCCGAGAGCCTCACCGCAGATTCTTCCGTTGTAGGCACTCCTGGCACGGGGACGAACCCGTCGATGGGACGCACTCCCGAAGACGGTGTGACGCCTGAAGCTCGCGGAAGCTTGTCCAGGGCGTGCATCACGGGTTCAGATAGCAGCGAGGGCAGCAGCCGGTGCAAGATATCCCGGCGAAAGAAGAGTCACCGCAGCAAGGAAGGTCGTCGCCAACCCGTGGTGGTCGTGTCGCGACGCAACATCTTGCGTGATCCATTGCACGTGTGCTTGGGTCGGCCGTTCCCCAGCAACGAAGATGCCGGAAGCGCCGCCACGGCTGCTGACCCGAAAGCGGCCCCTTCCGCGGGCACGGACAACGTGGTCGCGTACGTCACCTCGACGAACGTTGACGGCGCCGGGCTGGGCAGCGCGTCGACTGCGGCTACAGTCGAGGAAGCCGCGGAGCAAGCCGAGCTGGCCAATGAGAAAGCCTTCTTGAACGCTATCCTCAACGATCTGATGGAGTGTATCGAACTTCATTCTTCTTTCAAGTACGACGTTGCCGAAGACGACGAACAGGAACAGCGGAACGGCTTGGCCGAGCCTCGCGGGGAGCGACGAGGTTCATCGTCGAAGGGTGAGGGGAAACGTGAGCCGAATTCGGCAGGCACCTGTCAAAAGGAGAGCGAACAGAGACGTCCCGATGTTGCGACGGGAGAAGCGAGCTTACTGCCACTGCAGCAGCCCTATCCAACCGAGGTAAAGCAGGCTGTCGAGCCGCATGCGCTGCGGTCTATCGCCGGCAGAGAAGAAGCCCAAAAGAGTGCGGTCAACAGCGCTCTAGATAACAAGGAAGGAGACTACGGTGTCGACAAACGCCCGGAAAGCCCAGATGCGGCGACAAAGCTCGGAGTCCTCGAAGATAACAAGCAGAAGCGATCGCAGGACGTCGTGGTGCACGAGGTGCCTCTTGTGTACTTCAGCATGAGCCGCACAGAGCCGACCGAACGGAACGAAATCGCGCCGTCCAAAGGCAGCTCGGGCCACGTGACGTACCCGGGAATGAAAGAGCCGTTCGTCTCGAAGCAAGATGATGGTGACGacgacgaggaagaagaagaagaagaccgcgGATACCTGGACATGGCGTTCGGTGCGGGTTCTTTCACCGACGACCTCGACCTCGGCCGAATGGGGCCTGGAAACGCGTCTTCGCCCAACACTGCGAGTGGCATCCAGAGCTGTTGGCACGACTTTCTCGCGCCGATAAAGATGGTCTCCAAGTACATTCAGACTGAGTGGTGGAAGGAACCCGAGTCGGAGTCATCCTTCTCGGAGGTGGTGCGCAAGCGCCGCAGCGGCTCGACCAAGACGCTGCACAGAGCCTGCTCTCTACAGATCACAGTGCCTGAGCGGCGAGCAGCCGCAGCTGGCGGCCTTGGCTCCGAGGAGAGTTCGGTCGAGGAGCTGGCTAAGATATTTGCCGCATACTCGTCGTCACCTACGGCGCGCGTAGGGAAGGACGAGTCCGGAAGGGCCGACGTCAAGGGCGTGGTGCGTGATCGCAACTTCGGCGTACCTTCGCCGACCACAGCCGCCGGCGGTGGCGGCACGACCACTGCATCGCCTACGGCCGCCGCTGTCGTCGTACAAGGCTGCACGTGCGATGATCGCGCGTCCGCGACGGTAGTTCACGGAAGCGCTGCCGAATGAACTGCGGTGTTGCTTGGAATGTAGATGAACTGACCTATTTTGGGCTTGATACATAACAGGAAGACGTTGCGATAGAGTTGATGGCATTCGTCTAtttatgagttttttttttgtcgtgatgTTGCGTGGCTTAAATTCTAATTGCGGCTAAAGGATGTACACATTCAACTAAAATCGAATTCTTGTAGGTTGTAACTTGGAGGTTGCTGCTGGTTTTTGTGACCGCGAATCGTAGCGCTGCTAATTGCTTCGCTGCAGCCATGAAAATGTTAATTGTAAGCGCGTCCTTCCACCATAAACGAGGCCTCCCAACTTCCTCCTTGAGTGTTCACTGTGTCCATCTTGACCGCTGAAAAGGTGCTTGCATTTTACTGCAGTAGTATATGTAGTTATGAGCTATAGAAAATGTGTATGCGCTATTCGTTTGCCATCGCGTGTGGTCAGCTGAGGCTCTGCTACAGCGACCAGGGAGGACGGATACGTGCCATCCGAGCTTTTAGGTTGTCTGAAATGCAAATGTAGGCTTAAAGACATCGGCAGGAGCGACTTGCTTATGTTGTGGCTCGTGCTATACAGGTAGCCTCAGCTAATGTTAATGAAACTCTTAGAATATAACAATGAAACTTAAGCACATGAGCCTGATGCATCCTTGTTGGAAGGCTGCAAATACCTTACTAAAGTGGGCATCGTTTTAGTATACGTGGTTCCAGAATTATAGGTAGAATTAATATATATTTTCAGAAATATTTGTCATCGTCAcattttgtcagaaaaaattgagccattccactctgtgaaggtggatgaccagatAAGCTTAGCGCATCCCACACGGTTAGACAAGGgtaaatgtatttattttcatcatttggtaatgaCAGTGACACTAGCTTTTTAATTGCTGCGATACACACTGACTGGTTCGATTGCAACCTGAGAATCTTAGTCGAAATTAAATCCATACACGACTGTTGTTCAGTAGTTGGGGTACTTGgactggtgtggcacttcaagCCAAACTTTTCTAGAACCAACTGAGTGAATAATTTCTTGTCTGGTTGTGAAATttccacattgaagtctccaaagATAATCATAGaggtagtgtcatcacggctaacccatacaaagtgcgtggtcatgaactccATACCACATTTGAGTGTGCCTGGGGATATATGCACAGtcgatatcacaattccgtctttcgtttgtacgttTTACAGGCATCCATCCCCATAGTCGCTGTCATTGCCCTCTTGCGAGTCAAGAGGACAAATGTACATGCATTTTGTAGCCATGAATCTTGCGGGGCTACGAGCCATTGCATTTCCCGCTTGCTTCCGGGGGTATGAGCTTGTTGAAGAgaattttcgacatgctgttttcTATGTTGTATGCGggattagaaagaatgtaagcactgttcgcttcactttgctgagtgcttgcagcCTCTGCCCTACGGTTCGATGAACAATtgaatttttgcttgcttacgggggtatgagccatcgatgatgatagtttttgttgacgCACACGAAAAAACACAGAACAAGgcatttacagcttcgctgttataTTTGTCATTGCAACAGAGCAGGAAATTCAGTATTTAGTCCTATATACGCTACATACCGCGGAGTCTTACTTTTTCCGGGCTTTTAATAGAAATCGTGGGTGAGTGCAGAATGGCACATAGTCGTGACTCGATTGTGTGTTGCGACGACGGTGTTTTTCGGTGTTTTCAAGCGCCTTGCAAATAAACAAACCCGACTTTCACCAAAGACCCGGCATCTTCACCGAAGCGACAACAGCTAGAACCGATTATTGTTCGTGTCCGGCGTCAACGCGTGATAGCTGCGCTCTCACAGGTTATCTATATCACGAAACAGCGCACCCTGTTTGAACTTCCACCGCCACGCTGGAAAAGTGGGTTGCAAGGAATCCGCGGCCGCCAAGTCGTCGATGCCTTGTCGGATTCATGAGGCCACTGGCTAAACGAAAGAATGTCTGAAACCAATGGCCTTCGCTGGCTCCAGCATGGTATGAAGGAATATATACATTTGCAGAGCATGTCCAGCACGAGCAAATGTATATGGTCCTTGTGGGCAAGGCTTCGCGCCGCAAGCTTCCGTATTGTAGCGTTCCTTCACTTAACACTTTCTGAATTgagggatagatagatagatagatagatagatagatagatagatagatagatagatagatagatagatagatagatagatagatagatagatagatagatagatagatagatagatgacaAAATGGAGACGTGCCCTCGATCTCGCGTCGCACAAGACGCAGCAGGTTTTCGGTACCGGCCGGCTAATGCACGTCTTCACACAATGAGGTAGCGGCGTTTTTATGGAGCCGCACGAATTGTTGCGTGACTTCGCTTCTTCAAAGCGCCAGTACTAATTTATAATGTCAGTGATCGATCAGTCTTTACGTACGAGTAAATTAAAGGTGTCATTGGTGATCCCATTAGGAATGTGACCGACTCTCAAAGCATGGGACATTTTGTCATCGACTCGCTGACACAGCACTAATACATTCTGTATGTATACTGTTCTGCGATTCAAACGCGATACTCGGATCGCATGTCAGCTGACGCTCTTTTGCGCTATCGGTGAACACCGGCTGATTCGATGGAGccaaatgcagtcacaatgcGTCACAAAGGATCTCGATTTCATCGTATACCACAATGCATCAGCTTGGTGTTCCTTGTGCTCACCGGTGGCGGAAAAGGCACCGACAGCAATGCGCTCCGAGTATCGCAtttgaatcgctgagcactgtacaccACGTACGGTTCAAAAGATTTTAGAGCCCAGCACGGGCTAGGTAGTTCCTTATcggcggtgtcaggattgggggctcaatcccatcgcttgtgatccgttgtcaagattggagtccggcatgaattcgaaggtagctggcccatgccgtcgtccaacttatccacgctgaggacgttgatgaagtgaaggactgcttctcatcgagaacgaggaacatgggtttatttacaatatttatattagtctaacatgactgtttgagaaagtgtgtcagtccaacatgactgctcaagagaagtgtgtcgagcatccgcacaacagcagtttttaagcACTCAGTctgccggcgatacaaggcggcgaacgttcgtttcgtcatcgcaaaactagccgcctcccgcaggacggcctacgcacacaaaggcacacacgttccaatgtccggagccgacgtcagagggtcCCCGTAGAACTCgaagccgttccgggtagcgcgttggggagttcgggaacaatagttggcccgccgaactcattccgtcacaaagtcgatttagtcacgctgtggctagaagttggctgcgaagctcccggtatgttggcCGTCATTGTCGTAAGTGGCTGGCAATCCTGCACGGCAGCTGGCCCTTCTTAACAGCGGCTCGGTGGCGCCCAACTGGTTTCCCGAAGTGTTACAGCAGTTCTTGTTTGCAGGTGCCCCAACTGGTCAATTCCTCCTcgtgtgtttgcaagcagacgcGGACCGTTCCCTTAAGTCATAGTAGATGACGTTAGCCAGCAGTGCCACTGATTGTTCTTGCTGGCTCGCTTGTATTCGGTTAGCCTGTCTTCGGCGTCCTTGGTATCAGTACTGGAGAAGGTGCCAAGGTCTTGGAGTTGTGTCAGGCCAACCGTTGTGGTAGCCGAAGCATAACCAGCGGGCATCTCAGTCGACATGGTTTAATGACCCATAAGTACTCCGCTGTGAAGTTCCGTGGTGTGCTTCGGATGTACCGCGCGCCTGCACCAAAGATGTTGTGGGGAGATGTAAATAAAGGGTGCGCTAATGGGAGCGCCACAACAACAATggtgaggatgatgatgaagcctcaaataatggcacaggcttctGACAATGCAGTTGCTCTTTGCGCAGCTTGCCTCGAAGACCGTCGATGAAGAAGTTTTTTAATAACGCGGCTCCGGGGATCCGGCGTggtctttctccctctctcctgTACATCGCACAGCTTACAGCCTTCGCCCTGAACTCTCCCTCCCCATCTATCTCCCGACCTCGGCGGATCGTTCTGTGTTGAGCATATGCGTTCCAAAAAAAATTGAACGGTCTTGGCGGGACGCAACGCACCGCACGACCGCCCGTCGCGACTTGATTGAAATCTTCGCTCGTGCTcctttgttattgttcttttttttcatcacgtTAAAATGTCTCCAATTCATTGACAGGGTGCCGCAAGCGTCGCGGTAAAACCAGGGGCTGGGCCCGGGATGCGCACGACTGCGTTTCTTTCTCGGACGATTTTACGATGGAGGGGAGAGGGGGCGATGACGCAAAAAAACAAAATGCACAGGCTTCCGCTTTGTGCGTTTTTTTCCTTAACCTGAATTAATAGTTCTAGCGAGCAGCGC
This Dermacentor albipictus isolate Rhodes 1998 colony chromosome 1, USDA_Dalb.pri_finalv2, whole genome shotgun sequence DNA region includes the following protein-coding sequences:
- the LOC135915312 gene encoding uncharacterized protein; this translates as MNQEKKGATSPSGMSKKPAASVESTDSVVASVHDKDAVPLLVVEKDSAARKTDDETPGALQPLQQMVDANENATGSESLTADSSVVGTPGTGTNPSMGRTPEDGVTPEARGSLSRACITGSDSSEGSSRCKISRRKKSHRSKEGRRQPVVVVSRRNILRDPLHVCLGRPFPSNEDAGSAATAADPKAAPSAGTDNVVAYVTSTNVDGAGLGSASTAATVEEAAEQAELANEKAFLNAILNDLMECIELHSSFKYDVAEDDEQEQRNGLAEPRGERRGSSSKGEGKREPNSAGTCQKESEQRRPDVATGEASLLPLQQPYPTEVKQAVEPHALRSIAGREEAQKSAVNSALDNKEGDYGVDKRPESPDAATKLGVLEDNKQKRSQDVVVHEVPLVYFSMSRTEPTERNEIAPSKGSSGHVTYPGMKEPFVSKQDDGDDDEEEEEEDRGYLDMAFGAGSFTDDLDLGRMGPGNASSPNTASGIQSCWHDFLAPIKMVSKYIQTEWWKEPESESSFSEVVRKRRSGSTKTLHRACSLQITVPERRAAAAGGLGSEESSVEELAKIFAAYSSSPTARVGKDESGRADVKGVVRDRNFGVPSPTTAAGGGGTTTASPTAAAVVVQGCTCDDRASATVVHGSAAE